The DNA region gggaagTCGTTTTAATAGAGTACCACAACTGAGCGCAGCGATCAGCTTATCTGTATGACGGGATGATTCCTATTACTCTCTTTCATGGATAATTCATATCTGTCTTTGTCTCCCTTTGCATCGGCTCATCTTTGTCTATTGaactaaaatacattttcatcttttattCGTAGTTGCTTTGACCAATAAATAACTAGTGATCCCAGTTAACTTTAGTATCTTTAATATCTATAAAATCAATAATCAAAATTACAGTAGGAGAGCATTTTATCGCGCAAACATTTTGCACCAGCCTGAATCGAAAAATTGAATGAAGTCTTCATTAAGAATATTAAacaactaaaataaaaaaatgagcACGACAATTTAATGAGTAATGAaagtaaatgtacatgtattctgTCAGTATATTATAAACAAGAGATTTTAAACTGAGctcagtttatattctcttgattctGTTAGTTTGATGATTGCCCTTTCCAGACCAATACAAATACTTTTTACTATGAGATGAATTAAGGGCAATAGCTGGTTTGTCGATAAAATCATTTGGTCTTACTTGATAGTTTCCCTTTCTCCATTCTTAATTGGGAGGGTGGTAGTTTATGGTAAATTGAACCAGGGAGTTAAATTTCGTGACAATGTGTCGATAATTGCGCGGCTTCTACACAAGCACAGTAGCTACTGACACCAGCATGTAAGTCTCGGCCGCAAGCAAGACGTCAGATGTCCTCCATAATAGCCGTAAAGTAAAGGATCTAATCCAGAATTGAGGAAAATTAAAAGCTGAGACATTTTCCATGCAAAGTCAGGCGACGCTAAGCTAAAGTATATAAGTGTTCGAATAACCATAAACGGAGACCAGCAGATTACAAACGCCATCGTTAGCGCGGAAAGTGTCTTTGCAATCTTCCGCTGCCTTTGCTTTGAGTGCGTAATGAAGGCCGTGGTTGGAATGGACGCTACTCGTAGGGTTCGAAAAATGCAGCTTTGTGTGTAAATCATATAAACCAGCGGAgctacaaagaaaattgttgtatGTACACTGTAGAAGATTTGTGGGAAAAAATTCGTCCTCTTTCTAGCAAGGCACATAACACTATTTTGTTGCGTTTCCACCCGGTAAATGAACAACAAAGGCAAACAAATGAGTAGGCTGCAACTCCAAATTATGATAAGTTTAAAGTACTGTTTCTCTGGCCATCTTTTTACTAGAGCGTTGATTGGATTCGAAGTAACCTTCAGTCTTTCGTAGCTTATAGTCAAAAGCGTGATGATTGTACTTGTGTAACTTGCTTCAATTAAGAATCCTTGTAGTTTGCAAGTGATGTTACCACCGACCCATTGCCACAGAAATGCGATACTGTTGAATATGGTCAAGATTGTGAAGCAGAGATCGGCAGAAGCTAGATTTGCCAATAGCCACATAAAAGGGGAGTGTCTTTGTTTCAAAGTCTTGTAGCAGGTTACCAGGACCCAGATGTTTCCAActgttgataaaataaaaacaaaactgtagAAACCACTGAACAGAACCACAAGGATTGAAGAAAAAGAATCACTCCTCTCCATGTATGGTAGTTTGGTCGGCTAATTTCGGTGAAACCGTAGGTTTCATGTAACGTTTAAGGACAAATCTCACTTTGTGGTCTATATAAATTTTGTTCGAATATTCGAGGATCAAAGAGATAAATTCAACCTTGTTTTACTCGGAGTTCTGTGTCCTGTTTTCAGTGTCTTCAAACGCAAGTTTGAAGACACTGAAAGTTTGCCAATGGTCGATAGCATGAAACACGTACTGTAAAATACCGAGAATGACACCAAAATGGCTATAGGAAAGTCGTCACTTGTCGTCATAGTTTAAGTAGACTGAGAGGCCTTGACGAAGAATATTCTAGAATCACACAAGACCTGTCGACCACAATTGAGTTCAGTCAAAGTTCTGACTGCCTTGGCAGATATAAATGTCCGAGTGTTATGTCGCTCAGAGAACCCAGCACAATACAAATGTATATATTCACACAAGTTGTTTTCTTCTCATTCACAGATTAATATAAAATTTAACATTTGACGGCTAGCCGTTTCCCCAAGTAATTATACTTTTTCTGCTCAGTTTGCTCAGCCCTTTCAATTCTGTAACAATCCAAATTAAATACTGTCTTAAAATTTGCATGCtcattagaatttttttcttttttattttatctttggAGATCGGGCGAGCCTTTAGAACTCGCAAAGTCACTTTACAATCTGAAATTTTAAGATTTCGGTTTTTTGATCTAATATTCAAATAAGCAGATACAGAAGTGCACTagagaactgaaaataaactGAGTTGTGGGTAGATTTTATTGAGGAAATGAAATGCTAAAATGTTTATTCAGCTTCACATCTAAGTGCAACTGTTGAGCTAAAGCGCCAACCGTTTATTAGgataaatcttaaaaaaggCTTGTCTGTTCTTGAGATTGTCCAGCGACTGACAATAAAACTTCATTTTCAAGGTTAAGTGGAATTGTGAAAAGGCCATCTGCTGGTGGATTGGGCTTAGAGGGGcgcaaaaataaaaaggaaactttgagaACGGAGTAAAAACAAGAGCCTTCGTCGCTATGGTGTTACGTTTTGTATCATTGCTTTTCCAATTTAAACAAACCCGGAAAACTATGGATGGTGAATC from Pocillopora verrucosa isolate sample1 chromosome 1, ASM3666991v2, whole genome shotgun sequence includes:
- the LOC136278080 gene encoding galanin receptor 2b-like; translated protein: MERSDSFSSILVVLFSGFYSFVFILSTVGNIWVLVTCYKTLKQRHSPFMWLLANLASADLCFTILTIFNSIAFLWQWVGGNITCKLQGFLIEASYTSTIITLLTISYERLKVTSNPINALVKRWPEKQYFKLIIIWSCSLLICLPLLFIYRVETQQNSVMCLARKRTNFFPQIFYSVHTTIFFVAPLVYMIYTQSCIFRTLRVASIPTTAFITHSKQRQRKIAKTLSALTMAFVICWSPFMVIRTLIYFSLASPDFAWKMSQLLIFLNSGLDPLLYGYYGGHLTSCLRPRLTCWCQ